Proteins encoded in a region of the Streptomyces akebiae genome:
- a CDS encoding MFS transporter: protein MSETVGTSKTVGTSKTSETDDAHANRWKALVFIALAQLMVVLDATIVNIALPSAQQDLGISDGNRQWVITAYALAFGGLLLFGGRISDLWGRKRTFVTGLIGFAGASALGGAATGEAMMLGARALQGAFGALLAPAALSLLAVMFTDAKERAKAFGIYGAIAGGGGAVGLILGGFLTEYLDWRWTFYVNIPFAVIAAVGAYFVIREPAGGRNRSPLDIPGVVLSTLGLVSLVYGFTRAESDGWGDSMTITLFVASAVLLAAFVFVESKVKAPLLPLRVITERNRGGVYLSLGLAIIAMFGLFLFLTYYLQIVKGYSPVKTGFAFLPMIVGMITGSTQIGTRLMTRVPPRLLMAPGFLVAGLGMLLLTQMEIDSSYAGLLLPAQLLLGLGMGTAFMPAMSLATYGVEPRDAGVASAMVNTSQQVGGAIGTALLNTIAASATTSYVADHIGSATSKPAAQLVQLQGMVNGYTSAIWFAVAILVASAAIAFTFVTTGKPDMTATTAEGEDASEVKVPVIAH from the coding sequence ATGTCCGAAACAGTCGGCACATCCAAAACAGTCGGCACATCCAAGACGTCCGAAACCGACGACGCGCACGCCAACCGCTGGAAAGCGCTCGTCTTCATCGCCCTCGCCCAGCTGATGGTCGTGCTCGACGCGACCATCGTGAACATCGCCCTCCCGTCCGCCCAGCAGGACCTGGGGATATCGGACGGCAACCGCCAGTGGGTCATCACCGCGTACGCGCTGGCCTTCGGCGGTCTGCTCCTCTTCGGCGGCCGTATCTCCGACCTCTGGGGCCGCAAGCGGACCTTCGTCACCGGCCTGATCGGCTTCGCCGGTGCCTCCGCGCTCGGCGGCGCGGCCACCGGTGAGGCGATGATGCTGGGCGCCCGCGCGCTCCAGGGCGCCTTCGGCGCGCTGCTCGCGCCCGCCGCGCTCTCCCTCCTCGCGGTGATGTTCACCGACGCCAAGGAACGCGCCAAGGCGTTCGGCATCTACGGCGCGATCGCCGGTGGCGGCGGCGCCGTGGGCCTGATCCTCGGCGGCTTCCTCACCGAGTACCTGGACTGGCGCTGGACGTTCTACGTCAACATCCCGTTCGCGGTGATCGCCGCGGTCGGCGCGTACTTCGTCATCCGTGAACCGGCGGGCGGCCGCAACCGCTCCCCGCTCGACATCCCCGGCGTGGTCCTGTCCACCCTGGGTCTGGTCAGCCTGGTCTACGGCTTCACGCGGGCCGAGTCCGACGGCTGGGGCGACTCGATGACGATCACCCTGTTCGTCGCCTCCGCGGTGCTGCTCGCGGCCTTCGTGTTCGTCGAGTCCAAGGTCAAGGCCCCGCTGCTGCCGCTGCGCGTGATCACCGAGCGCAACCGTGGCGGTGTCTATCTCTCCCTCGGCCTCGCGATCATCGCGATGTTCGGCCTGTTCCTCTTCCTGACCTACTACCTGCAGATCGTGAAGGGGTACTCCCCGGTCAAGACCGGCTTCGCCTTCCTGCCCATGATCGTGGGCATGATCACCGGCTCGACCCAGATCGGCACCCGGCTCATGACCCGGGTCCCGCCGCGCCTGCTGATGGCCCCGGGCTTCCTGGTCGCCGGCCTCGGCATGCTCCTGCTGACCCAGATGGAGATCGACTCCTCGTACGCCGGTCTGCTCCTGCCGGCCCAGTTGCTGCTCGGCCTCGGTATGGGTACGGCGTTCATGCCGGCGATGTCCCTGGCGACCTACGGTGTCGAGCCGCGTGACGCGGGCGTGGCCTCCGCCATGGTCAACACCTCGCAGCAGGTCGGCGGCGCCATCGGTACGGCCCTGCTGAACACGATCGCCGCGTCCGCCACCACGTCCTACGTCGCGGACCACATCGGTTCGGCCACCTCGAAGCCGGCCGCGCAGCTGGTCCAGCTCCAGGGCATGGTCAACGGCTACACCAGCGCCATCTGGTTCGCCGTGGCCATCCTCGTGGCCTCCGCCGCCATCGCCTTCACCTTCGTCACGACGGGCAAGCCCGACATGACGGCGACCACGGCCGAGGGCGAGGACGCGAGCGAGGTCAAGGTCCCGGTGATCGCCCACTGA
- a CDS encoding MarR family winged helix-turn-helix transcriptional regulator gives MKTASADEEPRWLTDEEQRTWLAYVHAKTLLEDHLDRQLQRDAGMPHLYYHLLVVLSSAPQRRLRMTELAMQTKITRSRLSHAVARLEKNGWVRRENCPVDKRGQFAVLTDGGFEMLSKSAPGHVTAVRQALFDRLSPEQQKALGEIMEIVAEGLQPTEAGADLPWLR, from the coding sequence ATGAAGACCGCATCCGCCGACGAAGAACCCCGCTGGCTCACTGACGAGGAGCAGCGCACCTGGCTCGCCTACGTGCACGCCAAGACCCTGCTCGAAGACCATCTCGACCGCCAGTTGCAGCGCGACGCGGGCATGCCGCACCTCTACTATCACCTGCTCGTGGTGCTGTCCTCGGCGCCGCAGCGGCGGCTGCGGATGACGGAGCTGGCGATGCAGACGAAGATCACGCGATCACGCCTGTCGCACGCCGTGGCCCGGCTGGAGAAGAACGGCTGGGTGCGGCGCGAGAACTGCCCCGTGGACAAGCGGGGCCAGTTCGCGGTCCTCACGGACGGCGGGTTCGAGATGCTGTCCAAGAGCGCGCCCGGGCATGTAACGGCGGTGCGGCAGGCGCTGTTCGACCGTTTGTCGCCGGAACAGCAGAAAGCCCTCGGCGAGATCATGGAGATCGTCGCGGAGGGACTTCAGCCGACCGAGGCGGGCGCGGACCTGCCCTGGCTGCGTTAG
- a CDS encoding dioxygenase family protein: protein MSATTERMPALYLSHGAPPLADDPIWPGELAGWAATLPRPKAVLMVSAHWEEAPLALGAVSTVPLVYDFWGFPEHYYRVQYGAPGAPELAASVRKLLQAPGTPVQDIPDRGLDHGAYVPLVEMYPDADIPVLQISMPTLDPLKLMDVGRKLAPLRDEGVLIIGSGFFTHNLAALRQPGVPTWSTEFDDWGHRALESRDWDALLDFLHKSPAGQLAHPRTEHFAPLFVTMGAAEAAGELDAQKSVIDGFWMGLAKRSVQFG, encoded by the coding sequence ATGTCCGCCACCACCGAGCGCATGCCCGCCCTGTACCTGAGCCACGGGGCCCCGCCGCTCGCCGACGATCCGATCTGGCCCGGCGAACTCGCCGGCTGGGCCGCGACCCTGCCCCGCCCCAAGGCGGTCCTCATGGTCTCCGCCCACTGGGAGGAGGCCCCCCTCGCCCTGGGCGCGGTCTCCACCGTCCCCCTGGTCTACGACTTCTGGGGCTTCCCCGAGCACTACTACAGGGTCCAGTACGGCGCCCCGGGCGCCCCCGAGCTGGCGGCCTCGGTCCGCAAGCTGCTCCAGGCCCCCGGCACCCCCGTCCAGGACATCCCGGACCGGGGCCTCGACCACGGCGCGTACGTGCCCCTCGTCGAGATGTACCCCGACGCCGACATCCCGGTCCTGCAGATCTCCATGCCGACCCTGGACCCGCTGAAGCTGATGGACGTCGGCCGCAAACTCGCCCCCCTGCGCGACGAGGGTGTGCTGATCATCGGCTCCGGCTTCTTCACCCACAACCTCGCCGCCCTGAGGCAGCCCGGCGTCCCCACCTGGTCCACCGAGTTCGACGACTGGGGCCACCGCGCCCTGGAGTCCCGGGACTGGGACGCCCTCCTCGACTTCCTCCACAAGTCCCCGGCCGGACAGCTGGCCCACCCCCGCACGGAGCACTTCGCCCCCCTCTTCGTCACGATGGGCGCGGCCGAGGCCGCCGGGGAGCTCGACGCCCAGAAGTCGGTGATCGACGGCTTCTGGATGGGCCTGGCGAAGAGGTCGGTGCAGTTCGGCTGA
- a CDS encoding DUF1330 domain-containing protein, translated as MPAYAIAHLKDAAPHPEIAEYIERIPATFEPYGGRFLVHVTPHEVKEGSWPGAVVVIGFPGIDEARGWWDSPAYQEIAPLRARHIEGDIILVEGVPAGYDPRATAKVMREALAAER; from the coding sequence ATGCCCGCCTACGCCATCGCCCATCTGAAGGACGCCGCCCCGCATCCGGAGATCGCCGAGTACATCGAGCGCATCCCCGCCACCTTCGAGCCGTACGGCGGACGCTTCCTCGTGCACGTCACCCCGCACGAGGTGAAGGAGGGGAGCTGGCCCGGGGCCGTCGTGGTGATCGGCTTCCCCGGTATCGACGAGGCGCGCGGCTGGTGGGACTCGCCCGCCTACCAGGAGATCGCCCCCCTGCGCGCACGCCACATCGAGGGCGACATCATCCTGGTCGAAGGGGTACCCGCGGGCTATGACCCGCGCGCCACCGCGAAGGTCATGAGGGAGGCCCTGGCCGCCGAGCGGTGA
- a CDS encoding GNAT family N-acetyltransferase: protein MSAESAEVQVRPGVETDLAALTDIYNHYIRETPITFDTAVFTPEERRPWLLSHLEDGRHRLMVAAETGSQRILGYATSSPFRAKQAYDTSVEVSVYLAPEAGGRGVGTLLYKALFEALADEDVHRAYAGIAQPNVPSTRLHERFGFRHVGTYREVGRKFGRYWDVAWYEKGL from the coding sequence ATGTCAGCGGAGTCCGCAGAGGTGCAGGTCAGACCAGGAGTCGAGACCGACCTCGCCGCTCTCACCGACATCTACAACCACTACATCCGTGAGACGCCCATCACATTCGATACCGCTGTCTTCACCCCGGAAGAGCGCCGCCCTTGGCTGCTCTCCCACCTTGAAGACGGACGGCATCGTCTGATGGTTGCCGCCGAGACGGGTTCACAGCGGATTCTGGGGTACGCCACGAGCAGCCCGTTTCGCGCTAAACAGGCGTACGACACCTCGGTGGAGGTGTCGGTGTACCTCGCCCCGGAGGCGGGCGGCCGGGGCGTGGGCACGCTGCTGTACAAGGCGCTGTTCGAGGCGCTCGCCGACGAGGACGTGCATCGCGCCTACGCCGGCATCGCCCAGCCGAACGTGCCGTCGACCCGGCTGCACGAGCGCTTCGGGTTCCGGCACGTCGGCACCTATCGCGAGGTCGGGCGGAAGTTCGGGCGGTACTGGGATGTCGCCTGGTACGAGAAGGGGCTGTAG
- a CDS encoding sigma-70 family RNA polymerase sigma factor, with product MATRAVAARRSSASGRTDAARSVRASGGEIADRDLVGMYLDEIARTPLLDAAKEVELSQIIEAGVFAQQILDGEEEPRADATRDELEALVADSERAKDVFIRSNLRLVVAVARRYPRSGLPLLDLIQEGNAGLVRAVEKFDYRKGFKFSTYATWWIRQAITRSIADQSRTIRLPVHLVEELGRIRRVQREFNREHGRDPEPAEIAAELGSNADRVSDVLDWARDPVSLNMSVDDDGDTQFGDLLEDTSAVSPEQSVLTLLRSEELDGLIGRLDQRTASIIKMRYGIEDGRERTLTEVGKEHGLTRERIRQIEKHALLELKKLARDTGFDAAA from the coding sequence ATGGCAACCCGTGCCGTCGCCGCTCGTCGTTCGTCCGCCTCCGGCCGGACCGACGCGGCTCGCAGCGTTCGCGCCTCTGGCGGCGAGATCGCCGACCGCGACCTGGTCGGCATGTACCTCGACGAGATCGCGCGCACACCGCTGCTCGACGCCGCCAAGGAAGTCGAGCTGTCCCAGATCATCGAGGCGGGTGTGTTCGCGCAGCAGATCCTCGACGGCGAGGAGGAGCCCAGGGCGGACGCCACCCGCGACGAGCTCGAAGCCCTCGTCGCCGACAGCGAGCGGGCCAAGGACGTCTTCATCCGTTCGAACCTGCGCCTCGTCGTGGCTGTCGCCCGGCGGTACCCGCGCAGCGGCCTGCCCCTGCTCGACCTGATCCAGGAGGGGAACGCCGGCCTGGTCCGCGCGGTGGAGAAGTTCGACTACCGCAAGGGCTTCAAGTTCTCGACGTACGCCACCTGGTGGATCCGTCAGGCCATCACCCGTTCGATAGCGGACCAGTCGCGCACCATCCGGCTGCCCGTCCACCTCGTGGAGGAGCTGGGCCGGATCCGCCGTGTGCAGCGCGAGTTCAACCGCGAGCACGGGCGCGACCCCGAGCCCGCCGAGATCGCCGCCGAGCTCGGTTCCAACGCGGACCGCGTCAGCGACGTCCTCGACTGGGCCCGTGACCCGGTCTCGCTGAACATGTCGGTGGACGACGACGGCGACACCCAGTTCGGCGACCTCCTGGAGGACACCTCCGCGGTCTCGCCCGAGCAGTCCGTGCTGACGCTGCTGCGCAGCGAGGAGCTGGACGGTCTCATCGGGCGCCTCGACCAGCGCACCGCGTCCATCATCAAGATGCGGTACGGCATCGAGGACGGCCGCGAGCGCACGCTCACCGAGGTCGGCAAGGAGCACGGTCTCACCCGTGAGCGGATCCGCCAGATCGAGAAGCACGCCCTGCTCGAACTGAAGAAGCTCGCCCGCGACACCGGCTTCGACGCCGCCGCCTGA
- a CDS encoding helix-turn-helix transcriptional regulator: MTTDTPARLLQLLSLLQTPREWPGGELSERLGVSRRTVRRDIDRLRELGYPVQATMGADGGYRLVAGKAMPPLVLDDEEAVAIAVGLRAGAGHAVEGVDEASVRALAKLEQVLPSRLRHRVSTLQAATTPLTSGDGATVTPETLTVMASAVAGHERLRFAYRSGDGTDSRRHCEPYRLVSTGRRWYLVAYDLDRADWRTFRVDRVEEPFATGARFTPRELPTGSAEEYLKQSMYRRQETYECDVTFAAPAEFIAARLPRWFGTPEPVDEHSCRLRASVGDSVEWLAVRLAVVDCDFTVHRPPELVGYVRELGARLARAAGDAEG, from the coding sequence ATGACTACGGACACGCCGGCGCGGCTCCTCCAACTCCTCTCCCTCCTCCAGACACCCCGCGAGTGGCCCGGGGGTGAACTCTCCGAACGGCTCGGGGTGTCCCGGCGTACGGTGCGCCGGGACATCGACCGGCTGCGGGAGCTCGGCTACCCGGTGCAGGCGACGATGGGGGCCGACGGCGGCTATCGGCTGGTGGCGGGGAAGGCCATGCCGCCGCTCGTGCTGGACGACGAGGAGGCCGTGGCGATCGCCGTGGGGCTGCGGGCCGGGGCCGGGCACGCGGTCGAGGGGGTGGACGAGGCGTCCGTACGGGCGCTCGCCAAGCTGGAACAGGTGCTGCCGTCGCGGCTGCGCCACCGGGTCTCCACGTTGCAGGCCGCCACCACTCCCCTGACCAGCGGTGACGGGGCGACCGTCACGCCCGAGACACTGACCGTGATGGCCTCGGCGGTGGCGGGGCACGAGCGGCTGCGGTTCGCCTACCGCTCCGGCGACGGGACGGACTCGCGACGCCACTGCGAGCCGTACCGGCTCGTCTCGACCGGGCGCCGCTGGTATCTCGTCGCGTACGACCTCGACCGCGCCGACTGGCGGACCTTCCGGGTGGACCGGGTCGAGGAGCCCTTCGCCACGGGCGCCCGGTTCACGCCGCGCGAGCTGCCGACGGGGAGTGCGGAGGAGTATCTGAAGCAGTCGATGTACCGGCGGCAGGAGACGTACGAGTGCGACGTCACCTTCGCCGCGCCGGCCGAGTTCATCGCGGCCCGGCTGCCCCGGTGGTTCGGTACGCCCGAGCCCGTCGACGAGCACAGCTGCCGGTTGCGGGCCTCCGTCGGGGACTCCGTGGAGTGGCTGGCGGTCCGGCTCGCGGTGGTCGACTGCGATTTCACGGTGCATCGGCCACCGGAACTGGTGGGGTACGTAAGGGAGTTGGGGGCCCGACTGGCACGGGCGGCGGGAGACGCCGAAGGGTGA
- a CDS encoding MFS transporter: MTSTTSALKGRGTDASATPVRGRDQSQATVGDPTTVPATETALPAPQDSDRRRWIALAVVMTAAFMDLVDVTIVNIAVPSIQRGELATFSQIQWITAGYALAFAAGLVTGGRLGDIHGRRRIFLLGIGGFTLASALCGLAANPEMLVAARIAQGATAALMVPQVLSIVHATFPAHERGKVFGLFGAIVGLGAVSGPLLGALLIEWNPLGLEWRAIFLINLPVGVAGMVLGRRFITESKAPQALKLDLVGVALVTGGLLMLLYPLTRGHETGWPLWGHVSMAGSLGVFAALVAYERRKSARDGSPLIELSLFRVKSFAAGIAVQTVFGIALGVFFLVWTLYLQTGLGWSVLKAGLTGIPFSLAVSVAAGLSVQKLVPRFGRKVLQAGALLMAAGVLLYLAESERYGLAITPWQMALPLTVMGAGMGLIVAPLTDAILSGVPREHAGSASGLISTVQQMGNALGLGLVAVVFFGVMDDRPAPSDLGPAYVDAFEYALGWVAAVLIAIFLLMFALPGRSAADADADAGEREGTDESAVAAD; encoded by the coding sequence ATGACCTCGACAACGAGCGCCCTGAAGGGGCGCGGGACTGATGCGTCCGCGACTCCGGTACGTGGGCGCGATCAGTCACAAGCAACCGTCGGCGACCCGACCACGGTCCCGGCCACGGAGACGGCGCTCCCCGCACCCCAGGACTCCGACCGCCGCCGCTGGATCGCCCTCGCCGTCGTCATGACGGCCGCCTTCATGGACCTCGTCGACGTCACCATCGTCAACATCGCCGTCCCCTCCATCCAGCGAGGCGAACTCGCCACGTTCAGCCAGATCCAGTGGATCACCGCCGGCTACGCCCTCGCCTTCGCCGCGGGCCTCGTCACCGGCGGCCGGCTCGGCGACATCCACGGCCGACGCCGGATCTTCCTCCTCGGCATCGGCGGCTTCACGCTCGCCTCCGCGCTGTGCGGTCTCGCCGCGAACCCGGAGATGCTGGTGGCGGCGAGGATCGCGCAGGGCGCGACCGCCGCGCTGATGGTGCCGCAGGTGCTGTCGATCGTGCACGCGACCTTCCCCGCCCACGAACGCGGCAAGGTCTTCGGGCTGTTCGGCGCGATCGTGGGGCTCGGCGCGGTCTCCGGCCCCCTGCTCGGCGCCCTGCTCATCGAGTGGAACCCGCTCGGTCTCGAATGGCGGGCGATCTTCCTGATCAACCTGCCGGTCGGCGTCGCGGGCATGGTCCTGGGCCGCCGTTTCATCACCGAGTCCAAGGCCCCGCAGGCCCTGAAACTGGACCTCGTCGGCGTCGCGCTCGTCACCGGCGGGCTGCTGATGCTGCTCTACCCGCTCACCCGGGGCCACGAGACGGGCTGGCCGCTGTGGGGCCACGTCTCGATGGCGGGCTCGCTCGGCGTGTTCGCGGCGCTGGTGGCGTACGAGCGGCGCAAGTCGGCGCGTGACGGATCCCCGCTGATCGAACTGTCCCTGTTCCGGGTGAAGAGCTTCGCGGCCGGTATCGCCGTCCAGACCGTGTTCGGCATCGCCCTCGGCGTCTTCTTCCTCGTCTGGACCCTCTACCTCCAGACCGGCCTCGGCTGGAGCGTCCTGAAGGCCGGCCTCACCGGCATCCCGTTCTCCCTCGCCGTGTCGGTCGCGGCCGGGCTGTCCGTCCAGAAACTCGTCCCGCGCTTCGGCCGCAAGGTCCTCCAGGCGGGCGCGCTGCTGATGGCGGCCGGTGTGCTCCTCTACCTGGCGGAGTCCGAACGGTACGGCCTCGCCATCACCCCCTGGCAGATGGCGCTCCCGCTGACCGTGATGGGCGCGGGCATGGGGCTCATCGTCGCCCCGCTGACCGACGCGATCCTCTCCGGGGTGCCGCGTGAGCACGCCGGTTCCGCGTCCGGGCTGATCAGCACGGTCCAGCAGATGGGCAACGCCCTCGGGCTCGGTCTGGTCGCCGTGGTCTTCTTCGGCGTCATGGACGACCGTCCGGCGCCGTCCGACCTCGGCCCCGCCTACGTCGACGCCTTCGAGTACGCGCTCGGCTGGGTGGCTGCGGTCCTGATCGCGATCTTCCTGCTGATGTTCGCCCTGCCGGGACGTTCCGCAGCGGACGCGGACGCGGACGCGGGCGAGCGCGAGGGGACCGATGAGTCGGCCGTCGCGGCCGACTAG
- the pfkB gene encoding 1-phosphofructokinase: MILTVTPNPSLDRTYEVPSLDRGEVIRATGERMDPGGKGVNVSRAVAAAGRRTVAVLPLGGAPGALVADLLDAQGIEVARVTVAGATRSNIALAEADGVLTKINAPGPELSAAERELLLETVHAQSADASWIACCGSLPRGLAPSWYAELVARAHAAGARIALDTSGPALLAALRERPDVVKPNAEELAEAVGRPLATVGDAVKAAEELREMGAAAVLASLGADGQLLVNASGAWFGTARVDAVRSNVGAGDSSLAGFLIAGGHGPEALASAVAHGAAAVQLPGSVMPTPGDLDPAAVTVTAEVPADRALREPVS; encoded by the coding sequence ATGATCCTCACCGTCACCCCCAACCCCTCCCTCGACCGCACCTACGAGGTCCCCTCCCTCGACCGCGGCGAGGTCATCCGGGCCACCGGCGAACGCATGGACCCGGGAGGCAAGGGCGTCAACGTCTCCCGAGCGGTCGCCGCCGCGGGACGCCGCACCGTGGCCGTACTGCCGCTCGGCGGCGCGCCGGGCGCACTGGTCGCGGACCTGCTCGACGCACAGGGCATCGAGGTCGCACGCGTGACGGTGGCCGGGGCGACCCGTTCCAACATCGCCCTCGCCGAGGCGGACGGTGTCCTGACGAAGATCAACGCGCCCGGCCCCGAGCTCTCGGCCGCCGAGCGGGAACTCCTCCTGGAGACCGTCCACGCCCAGTCCGCCGACGCCTCCTGGATCGCCTGCTGCGGCAGCCTCCCGCGCGGCCTCGCCCCCTCCTGGTACGCCGAACTCGTCGCCCGCGCCCACGCCGCCGGCGCCCGCATCGCCCTGGACACCTCCGGCCCGGCCCTCCTCGCCGCGCTCCGCGAACGCCCCGACGTGGTCAAGCCCAACGCCGAGGAACTCGCCGAAGCGGTGGGCCGCCCCCTCGCCACCGTCGGCGACGCCGTCAAGGCCGCCGAGGAACTCCGCGAGATGGGCGCCGCCGCGGTACTGGCCAGCCTCGGCGCCGACGGACAACTCCTCGTCAACGCCTCCGGAGCCTGGTTCGGCACCGCCCGCGTCGACGCCGTCCGCAGCAACGTCGGCGCCGGCGACTCCTCCCTCGCCGGCTTCCTCATCGCCGGCGGCCACGGCCCCGAAGCCCTCGCCTCGGCCGTGGCCCACGGAGCCGCCGCCGTCCAGCTCCCGGGCAGCGTCATGCCGACCCCCGGCGACCTCGACCCGGCAGCGGTGACGGTGACGGCGGAGGTTCCGGCGGACCGTGCGCTGAGGGAGCCGGTGTCATGA